Part of the Bacteroidota bacterium genome is shown below.
ATTATATTTTTCTTTTTTTAGGCAAAAATTCTTTGCATAGCCATAGCTACGGAAATAATTTTTAACGACAAAAAAGGGAAATAGAAATGATTTATATCGGGTGTTTTGATGTTAATTTGGTATTATTATGAGTTTTTTAACAAATTAATTTCTTTTAACAATTCTGTCATTACTTCCGATGCTTTTCCTTCCAAAAATATATCTGTCATTTGTGAAGTAAAATTTGTTTTGGAAATATTTACTTCAATAATTTTTGCTCCGCTTTGTTTTGCAAGCACAGGTACATGGCTAGCAGGAACGACTTCTCCTGTTGAACCAATAATAATAACTATGTCAGATTTTTTTGCAAAATCAAAAGAAGAAGAACCTGCCGGCTCAGGGATTTGTTCTCCAAAAAAAATAAAATCAGGTTTAAGAACACCATCACATTTCTTGCAAAGAGGCATTCCTTTTTCGCTAATTATTTCCGTTGAATATTTTTTACCACAATCCAAACATACAAGATTTCTTGAATTTCCATGAAACTCAAAAATATTTTTATTGCCTGCATCAAAGTGAAGGTTGTCGATATTTTGCGTAACAACAGCCTTGATAATATTCATCTTTTCTAATTCAGCAAGAGCGATATGGGCTGCATTTGGCTTTGCACTTCCAAAAAAATCATAAAATATTTCTTTGATAATTTTCCAACATTCGGCAGGATGAGTGTGAAAATAATTTAATTCCAAATATTTCGGGTCATACTTATTCCATAGTCCATTTTCCCCACGAAAGGGAGGAATGTTGCTCTCAACAGAAATACCCGCTCCTGTAAATGCGATTGCAGATTTTGAATTTACTAATAGTTTTGCTACTTCTTTGATGTCGTTATTCATAAGATTTGTAATTGGTTTTGTAGGCAAATTTAATGAAATAATATCAATTGAATATTTAATTGATATTTAAATATTCTTATAGATGAAAATTTTAAAATCACTCTGAGTTACAGATAGTGAACCCAGAGTGATTAGAAATGAATTTATTGTCATTTGTAAGTGCTTGTTCTCTGTTTTTTCTTCAAGTAACAGGACTATGATTATTGTTGTGTTCTAACTACACCCCAAACTATTCCCACAGTTAGTGCATTTGTAACAAGTGCCGTTTCTTACAGTTGTGTGTCCACAGATATCACATGGAGGTGCATCTCCCATCATGTCTTTAAAGTAATCCTGAACAGAATCTTTTTCTTCTTTTACATCTTTTTGAGCAAATAAATTATCTTCGCTTTTTGTTTTTTCTGTTACAGAAACAACTTTGTTTTTAACGGTTTTTTCTTCGTCTTTTACATCTGGAGTTTCAATTTTTTTTGGTTTAACCTGAACAAGGTCAATTCTATTAAGATATTCAAATCCGAGAAGTTTAAAAAGATAATCTATTATTGAAGTTGCAGATTTTATATTTTCATGCTGTACCATTCCTGATGGTTCAAATCGTGTAAAAGTAAATTTATCTACATATTCTTCAAGAGGTACACCATATTGTAATCCAATAGAAACGGCTATTGCAAATGAATTAAGCATTGACCTGAAGGAAGCTCCTTCTTTGTGCATGTCAATAAAAATTTCACCGAGAGTACCATCATCATATTCACCTGTTCTTACAAATATCGTTTGTCCTCCTACTTTTGCTTTTTGAGTAAAGCCTCCTCTTTTGTTTGGCAATTTTTTTCTTTCTACTATTCTTGATAGCTCTCTTTT
Proteins encoded:
- a CDS encoding NAD-dependent deacylase, which gives rise to MNNDIKEVAKLLVNSKSAIAFTGAGISVESNIPPFRGENGLWNKYDPKYLELNYFHTHPAECWKIIKEIFYDFFGSAKPNAAHIALAELEKMNIIKAVVTQNIDNLHFDAGNKNIFEFHGNSRNLVCLDCGKKYSTEIISEKGMPLCKKCDGVLKPDFIFFGEQIPEPAGSSSFDFAKKSDIVIIIGSTGEVVPASHVPVLAKQSGAKIIEVNISKTNFTSQMTDIFLEGKASEVMTELLKEINLLKNS